In Candidatus Angelobacter sp., the sequence TGGTATAAACCGCACCGCTCTCCTCCCATTCGCCCGAGAGCACATAACAGTACTCGTTCGCCAGCGGATGAATGTGCTCGGGCACCATAAGTCCCGCGCGAAACTTTCGCAGGATCGTCATGCCGCCGGTCGTTTCGTTTTTGTGTAGCACGAGCAGCTCGACGCCATCATAAGGCCCCGGCTGCCAGGACTTGTCCTTGGAAAGGGTAACGTAGGGAAACATGTACTCATGCCAACGCCGAAGACGGGAAATTGCAAGACTGCAGTCGCAACTCTTCCCGGAGCCTGGTATGAATGGTGACATGGCGAACCGAAGCGCCTCCGGCTGGATTCTGACGGGTGTTGGAGCCTGCGTGGTTTTATTCGCAAGCACGATCTGGTTTGGACGTTCGCAGAGCAGGCGTTCCCTTGAGGCATGGAAAGCGCGCATGATCGCGCG encodes:
- a CDS encoding cupin domain-containing protein; its protein translation is MFPYVTLSKDKSWQPGPYDGVELLVLHKNETTGGMTILRKFRAGLMVPEHIHPLANEYCYVLSGEWEESGAVYTTGSFFFAAKGVKHGPHHAKTEVISLTLFDGPLTVNQ